Part of the Solanum pennellii chromosome 10, SPENNV200 genome is shown below.
NNNNNNNNNNNNNNNNNNNNNNNNNNNNNNNNNNNNNNNNNNNNNNNNNNNNNNNNNNNNNNNNNNNNNNNNNNNNNNNNNNNNNNNNNNNNNNNNNNNNNNNNNNNNNNNNNNNNNNNNNNNNNNNNNNNNNNNNNNNNNNNNNNNNNNNNNNNNNNNNNNNNNNNNNNNNNNNNNNNNNNNNNNNNNNNNNNNNNNNNNNNNNNNNNNNNNNNNNNNNNNNNNNNNNNNNNNNNNNNNNNNNNNNNNNNNNNNNNNNNNNNNNNNNNNNNNNNNNNNNNNNNNNNNNNNNNNNNNNNNNNNNNNNNNNNNNNNNNNNNNNNNNNNNNNNNNNNNNNNNNNNNNNNNNNNNNNNNNNNNNNNNNNNNNNNNNNNNNNNNNNNNNNNNNNNNNNNNNNNNNNNNNNNNNNNNNNNNNNNNNNNNNNNNNNNNNNNNNNNNNNNNNNNNNNNNNNNNNNNNNNNNNNNNNNNNNNNNNNNNNNNNNNNNNNNNNNNNNNNNNNNNNNNNNNNNNNNNNNNNNNNNNNNNNNNNNNNNNNatatatatatatatatatatatatatatatatatatatatatatatatgtaaataattattttttgtcgatggattaaaaatataacttttctttaaaGGTATGGTACAATAGTCTTTTTGCCAAGGCCAAATTTCGAAGATCATTGTCCCATTCATTGTCAATTGACTTTTTGCGTTAAATGTTTAGAATTTCTAACACATTTTTCGTCCATATGCAATCATTCGAGACAAAAATAGAGAATTATTGTCTCTTAATTACTAGGAGTCTAGGACAACCGTCTCTTTAAGACATCACTAAACTTTGATGATTGAATTGAAGAATAACCACTAAGCAACAGAGTTTCACATCTATGATCTACCATCATAGATTAGGGTCCCTGTTGATTGGGAGTCGGAGCTCGAGTTGGGATATTGAAAATCGAGTCGAAATCGGAAGTTGAATCGAGACTGAGTTTCAGGTTTTGTCGTGGAGTGTTAGGTTCCATATCGGGTCGAGAGTCTGGTCCAGGTTAAGTTCAAGAGTTGGGTGTTGAGTCCCACGTTTAAGGTCGGAATTGGGAGTTAGGTCCCAACTCGGGAGTTGAGTCCAAGGTCAAGGTTGAGAGATGGGTCCCGGGTCTGGCGGGGGTCATGGACCCATGGTCATGAGTCAGACCTTTGGTTGAGGATGGGAGGCCGTTCTAAGGTCTAGACTCGTTTTGAGGTGGGACCTTGAAagataattttgataaatatttttcttacaagGGATATCATGTTTTTTATATTagtaaaaattaaatgtttgaaaaatataaaaatatgtaaaataattcTACTTTATATCAAGAGATTAATAAGTGTAATCTTTTAGAGGTTCCTACACCCTGATATACTTTAAGGGGAGAGCACTTGATAGATTCCCAAAATTTGAGATGAAtagataaattcatatttaatccACTTTTGAATAACCATAAATTTAAACCATTTTATCACCTCTAAACTCAAGTAAACACCAATTAGAAAGAGAGTCATCAATGAGAGAATTTTGACGTGcttgttttttaatttcaagCCAGATTCACCTTGGGCTATATTACAAGTTGTGAATTGAATTTGTTACAAATGTGAATcgttttcaaataaataatatatcaaaaaattaaatattgagaatctcatatttaaaatttaaatagtttaaaggAAGATTTAAGTTGATGTCCATTTAAATCCGTCATTGAAGAATTTCaaagctcatttttttaaaattcaaccCGCTAAAAATATGAATCATTACGAATGATATATTAACTCAAACTATCAAGAGAATTTAATATctaaaatttagaattatttagAGGAGGTTTGAGCTCGTTAAGATTGAAAAAAcgtgaattatttttatttgttcgtGTTGATTTACTTTTTTCCCTACATCGAACTTTTAAAACGGATTCGGGCCTGAATATATTTTTGAGCCATATTGATCAATCGCATGAGCATTAGAAGTACTTGCAATCCTTGTGGTATTTTCTGAACATGGCTAGTTGGTATGGTATTTTAtccgttcatttttatttgatcattatattaaaaaatatatttttatttttgcttattattttaatatattaaaagaaaaatacatttcTTACCTTTAACATTTAATGTTTATTCtttcaatcattttttaaaacctAAAACTAAATTATCGACTAATATATTACACCGAACctagtgaaaagaaaaaatttaaatcgtGTGCATGTTGGTTGAAACAGATTCACAGGTATTACTTATCACTCTACATAGTAACAACCTCATATAATCACATATTTTCGCTAATTACAGGTCACTACTCCTCCAAGTGGAAGAATCATTCCTGGAACACATTTCGAGGGAGGCTAATGCAGTAATAAACTTACTAGCAAAACACGGAAGAGAAATGAAAGATCCACATATAATCTCTAGTAATAAATGCATTAGAAAGAGATTCAGCTGGTAAATAAAATCCTTTCGTTAATATTACGATCAAATTCCTATCTCAATCACCGCTAAATTCACACAAGAACTTATAACTTTATTAGcaaataaaatcacattttttttatttctcatttgatgtttgatatttatattaaaattaaaacctATATTAATAATGATGACTCAAACACGAAGAGTAGTCAGATAGGAGTAGTGTGTGCCttccaattattattattagtgcTAGAATAACTCCATTTGTCCGAGTGAGCAGTAGCCATAGAAGAAGCACCAGAACCACATTTGGCCACTGTCCTAACACTCTCTATTAGTGCCTCTGTACGTGCCTCATGTGACAAAATATCTGACAATTGTTCAGGGCTAATAAGTAATTTCACTTTCCACACACCTGTAGTTGTAAAGTCAAACATTTCATTAAGTATAcgatttatattactttttctGTGAAAAGAACAAAGATCAAAATAGTTAATTgtaactatatatatacatacttgGATatagattcttcaaaaatttaaacaatatatatatatacataattgaaAACTATCCAGATAATACAAGTCAGTTTGGctaataatttagaaaattgtaGTCAAAGGAAAAATTGTTCGACTAATTTCCGAATAGTAATACTTTTACATAGTTATAGTACAGGTCATTTATTTAAATCAAAGAATGACTTTTATTATGAATTCGGGTATAAGTTgtctaaaaaaattgtaataaacAAGTCAACATGATGATGATCTAAAAACATATATTGAAAAGTTTAAGATGACTAAAAAGTATTATTTGACACTCCAAACAGTTACTTTTACACATAAAATTAGATCATATatttaagatattatttttggaTAAAGGACGTACAATTTACCTGTACTACTGTAGGTAGGATAAACCTCAGCTTCTGATCTCTTGAGCATCCTTTGATTATCAAATGACATCCTATAAGGTGTTGGTTGTCTACTAGTATCACAAGTAGTAACATgccttttttcatctttttcatgACCTCTTTTGGATTTAATAATAGGATGGTTTAGTAGAGGAAGTAGATAGTAGGATTCACCAGCATGTAGTTCCTCATTAGGAAAAAGTGGTGGAGAGAACATGTCCTGGCTATGAAAAATGGCATGTCCTGGGAATTCATTAGTGATGCAATGGGCTGTGATGGGTGAATGTAACTCCATGATCCCACCATTACAAGTCACAACTTTTATCATCatcttcttgttttcttcttcttcttcttcatcaacttcACCAAAACCAAAACCCTTGAACACACAATTCCCCATCTCAACAACCCAAGTTTAGTAAAGAAATATGGATTCTTGGAGATATAATATGGATCAATATTACTTGGAGTTATctgatatatatatgtgtatccGTGAAAGGTAGCAAACGTACAAAACAAACCAAGAGATGCTTGCAAATTGAACCTAATACAAATTTGATTTCAATGATCAAACGTATGAGATATTTATACCGATAAAAGATAATAGATAATACAATCAAGAGATCGATCGATGAGCACAAATTGAACCTAATTTAGCACATATACAAATTTATACGACAAAGTTACCAGATATTTGTGCTGACCGATGAAAGATAGCATATTATGCGTGTAAATTGAacctaatttttatatatgtactAATGAAAGCGAGCAGATAAAACGGATGAGCCAAAATATATGTGTTTGAAAAGGAAAACTAtggtttttttgttttatattaaaTAGGAATATAGAGGAGTCGTCGGTGGGAAGTTTCTTGAGAGTAAAGgggttcttttctttttgaaaaaacatacaCGAATGTATCGTATGCTATATCATTAATACTCAATCAAAAAAGATACAAGAATGAATATGAAGTATCCCTTCCTTCATGGTTGCAaattcttataataatattaattatgtgtatagtctttTGCTATTTATGTAAACTGTGAAGTGGTGGACCCTGTCTATCTAAAGAGACAAAACGATGTGTTGTGAATTATGTCAAAGAATTTATATTGGTTCATAATAAAGGTGGTGAGGTTACAAAAATACTACTtatatagtataaaataaaagataattaagCACTCAATCTTGTTTGATGATTCTGTACCGTTAAGATTTTTATCATGATAAGAGACAATTAAATAGGAGTGATTTATTTGAggaagttttattttttgtttgattaggTAATGAATTATCTTAATCATAAATAGATGATACAAAAAGATTATTACATTATTAGTGTGATAAAAACGAAAGAAACAGATCAAAGTAATCGGATTCggtgattaattatttaattaaaaaggtGTAGATTTGAGTcaacattcatcataattatgGAGTAATCAAAGATTATGGCTCATGTGAGAGATCATTGGTCAATGGGTAATCAATTTGTCCCTTAATTTGTCCTTTTCTTctagtttttcctttttttggggGTATGCATGAGCATGTCTTCTCGCTATCTACTGGCTAGCACATGATcgatatgatatgataaatatcaaattgttatatcaaaattattattaggGTTAAATATGCTTCTAAACTATTCGAATAGGTTTagatatacccttcatttaaagTTCGTTTCACTCATGCCTTCGTCGTTCAATTTTTTATCCTAATATGCTCTTAATCTTTATGGGCGTTAGTTGtcatgttggacatatccaactcatttttttatttctttaaataccACATTGAATTatcatgtcattttgacctcaccacatgacatttatatgaaaatggaaagatatttggactcataaacacctaatccgacccataaatcaactccttttaaattcactatccgacccatttttaacaattttatttaattttatttttttgataaatcccaaaaatgagtaattgattaataaaaaataagaaaaatatataaaattaacgccaaaaattcacaaataaatatagtaaccttaaatctaacatttcaatatttttttaaaatttttattttttcggtaatctcgaaaatgagtaattgattaataacaaatatgaaaagtatgaaaaaaatataaattaatgccaaaagttcacaataaatatagtaacatttCATTCtacaatctttttttaaaatttttatttttttggacaaatctcgaaaatgagtaatttattaattaaaaaacaaaaaatatgaaaacaaaataaaatgtttacatcaaaattcacaaataaatatagtaaccttaaattcaataatttcaacaatttttttattttatattttttcatattttccaatttttatttgtgaattttttgcgtaaattttatattttttcatatattttgttaataaactcatttttgggatttgccaaaaaaattaaaaattaaaaaattgttgaaattgttgaatttaaggttgctgtatttattttttagtttttggggttaattttatttttttttatattttttattaatcaattactccaggatttatcgaaaaaaataaaaaaaaattaaaaagtatttaaattgAATCTAaggttactataattatttgtgaatttttgacgttaattttatactttttttttaatattcttcctatttttttattaatcaattactcgttttcgaaatttatcaaaaaaataaaaattaaacaaaattgttgaaaatcagtcggataatttatttaaaaggcGGTTGATTttgtttacatccctactctttcgaaatagggcgaaacgtcgcggcaactcgaaaataattaattgtttcaattttaacaaagtttaaaaaataaacgagttgtaaaagagtcgccacctaattttaggaaaactaggaaaccaattattaatctacgaaaccaaattgattctaggtaaggggtttaagttattccgaagggaagggattaggcacccttcggaatccacaattgtggttcccgactgaattcattttttttcaaattgaggaaaataaaataatgtacaaatataataaacacacaatatacacaaataaaataaaataaaataataattatcggcctaaagtttgcctaacgtcaatattcacataataatgaaataaagtacGATTCGAACTTTTTCGAATGGCTTCAAGGAAGCAAGTTTTGagtacctgtaaagacacttagtaaaagagtttagtgtcaaataaataaaaataaaaatgaataactcgaaaaataaaaatccgtcttattaacatgggaggccttggaaatcgacggtaatttcttcatcggccaatttaacaagtaaaattatatataaacttaaattaaaatttccgTCTTTTTAAAATGGGGAGGCCTCTAAATccgacggatagatttttcatcggcccattcaacaactaaaattatattatatcttccaaacaaaatttaacaaaataggTAATAAACAAACATGAAAACCAAGGCAGCCAAAATCCAACAGTCATAATAAAGCATAAAAGTAAACAAACGTCAACAAAAGAATGATCAGAAAGCATTATTAATTATCAAAGTTTCATTCTAACTAAcccatatttatatatacaataaaaaaaattcaataaaacaCAATATCTATAACTTACACTCAACCCAAATGAGCAaacataatgataataataataataataataataataataataataataataataataataaNNNNNNNNNNNNNNNNNNNNNNNNNNNNNNNNNNNNNN
Proteins encoded:
- the LOC107001852 gene encoding uncharacterized protein LOC107001852 — translated: MGNCVFKGFGFGEVDEEEEEENKKMMIKVVTCNGGIMELHSPITAHCITNEFPGHAIFHSQDMFSPPLFPNEELHAGESYYLLPLLNHPIIKSKRGHEKDEKRHVTTCDTSRQPTPYRMSFDNQRMLKRSEAEVYPTYSSTGVWKVKLLISPEQLSDILSHEARTEALIESVRTVAKCGSGASSMATAHSDKWSYSSTNNNNWKAHTTPI